One window of Manihot esculenta cultivar AM560-2 chromosome 17, M.esculenta_v8, whole genome shotgun sequence genomic DNA carries:
- the LOC110604768 gene encoding major centromere autoantigen B-like: MPPSSSATKRSDDDDYAPSFSGPPVEISVLDIDEQQEPEIMEEQEVDNDNKEEEEEEEEEEEEEEYQEIEVEEEVDIEEVEVEEDDMIDSSKEANVKRNVAAVPWRPKY; encoded by the exons ATGCCACCATCATCCTCCGCCACCAAGCGCTCTGATGATGACGACTACGCGCCTTCATTCTCTGGTCCACCTGTTGAAATCTCCGTACTCGATATAGACGAACAACAGGAACCTGAAATAATGGAAGAACAAGAAGTCGATAACGacaataaagaagaagaagaagaagaagaagaagaagaagaagaagaagaatatcaAGAGATTGAAGTAGAAGAGGAAGTAGATATAGAAGAAGTTGAAGTAGAAGAAGATGATATGATAGATTCATCAAAGGAAGCTAATGTCAAACGCAACG TAGCAGCTGTCCCCTGGAGACCGAAATATTAG